A region from the Nostoc sp. HK-01 genome encodes:
- a CDS encoding TPR repeat-containing protein, translating into MTNTVESLFDTGLERYKAGEAVDSLIPVFKEVCDRAPKTSAAWICLAWLYLLDNKGNSAYKAAQKAVKLSPQDPQARVNLALAMLETGQKGLRQHIDAVQQLFLVNPEWRDEIKNSIEDGLNRKPDWDSLLKVKKWLFEE; encoded by the coding sequence ATGACTAACACTGTTGAATCCCTGTTTGATACGGGTTTGGAACGCTATAAAGCTGGCGAAGCAGTGGATTCTTTGATCCCTGTGTTTAAGGAGGTATGCGATCGCGCTCCTAAAACTAGTGCAGCTTGGATTTGTTTAGCATGGTTGTATCTGTTAGATAACAAAGGCAACTCAGCTTATAAAGCCGCACAAAAAGCAGTCAAGTTAAGCCCACAAGACCCTCAAGCCAGAGTTAATCTAGCTTTAGCAATGCTAGAAACTGGTCAAAAAGGCTTGCGTCAACATATTGATGCTGTACAACAGTTATTCTTGGTGAACCCAGAATGGCGCGATGAAATCAAAAATAGTATTGAAGACGGTCTGAATAGAAAACCAGACTGGGATAGTTTACTAAAAGTCAAGAAGTGGTTATTTGAAGAATAG
- a CDS encoding FHA domain-containing protein, with product MVGNNNRPTLINQNFADSHNDISMAPETNESHLLILEDDQGRKEFSLENSVYSIGRDRDCNIRLVSQFVSRRHATLVRLPRGQNTHSYYYRIVDGDAKGKPSANGLMINGRKIPAHDLKNEDEIVFGPQVRAIYYLLRNTQRSGQTDSSEYDITLINPGMTDDPEDMED from the coding sequence ATGGTAGGAAACAATAATAGACCAACACTAATCAATCAAAATTTCGCTGATAGTCATAACGATATATCAATGGCACCAGAAACTAATGAAAGCCATCTACTGATTCTTGAAGATGATCAGGGTCGCAAAGAATTTTCTCTAGAAAATTCCGTTTACTCTATTGGTAGAGACCGAGATTGCAACATCCGTTTAGTCTCTCAGTTTGTCTCTCGCCGTCATGCTACCTTAGTACGATTGCCAAGAGGGCAAAACACTCATAGCTATTACTATCGGATTGTCGATGGTGATGCTAAAGGTAAACCTAGTGCCAATGGATTGATGATTAACGGCCGCAAAATCCCGGCTCACGATTTAAAAAATGAAGACGAAATCGTTTTTGGCCCCCAGGTACGTGCCATCTATTATCTCTTGAGAAATACTCAGCGCTCAGGACAAACAGATTCCAGCGAATATGATATTACCCTCATCAACCCCGGTATGACCGACGACCCAGAAGACATGGAAGATTAA
- a CDS encoding TOBE domain-containing protein — MPRKEQGWITFQTSEEERKILEEFCQDSQRTKTEILRELVRGLNKHQASQAPIPTKQTITQVNQENLAIPTTEVSSPKKALKVSSRNILKGVVKKVVTGAVNCEVTLEIVHKVELTSMITRTSVEELGLVAGEEAYAVIKSNDIVIAKE; from the coding sequence ATGCCAAGAAAAGAACAAGGATGGATCACATTTCAAACATCGGAAGAGGAACGGAAAATTCTCGAAGAGTTTTGCCAGGACTCACAACGCACCAAAACCGAGATTCTACGGGAGTTAGTCCGTGGTCTTAATAAGCACCAAGCATCACAAGCCCCTATACCAACCAAACAAACTATTACACAGGTAAATCAGGAAAATTTGGCAATACCTACTACGGAAGTTAGTAGTCCTAAGAAGGCTTTAAAAGTTAGCTCCCGGAATATTCTCAAGGGTGTGGTGAAAAAAGTTGTGACTGGGGCTGTTAATTGTGAGGTAACACTAGAAATTGTTCACAAAGTTGAGCTAACCTCAATGATTACGAGAACATCTGTAGAAGAGTTGGGTCTAGTGGCGGGAGAAGAAGCCTATGCTGTGATTAAATCTAACGATATTGTGATTGCTAAAGAATAA
- a CDS encoding HesB/YadR/YfhF-family protein translates to MTQATQPQQRGILLSETALRQVKLLQEKQGQDLCLRVGVRQGGCSGMSYMMDFEDTSKITPQDEVFDYDGFQIVCDRKSLLYLYGLMLDYSDAMIGGGFQFTNPNANQTCGCGKSFGV, encoded by the coding sequence ATGACACAAGCAACGCAGCCTCAACAACGCGGCATTTTGTTAAGCGAAACAGCCTTGCGCCAAGTCAAACTCCTGCAAGAAAAGCAAGGTCAAGATTTGTGCCTGCGGGTAGGCGTGAGACAAGGTGGATGCTCCGGGATGTCTTATATGATGGACTTTGAGGATACAAGCAAGATCACCCCGCAGGATGAAGTTTTTGACTATGACGGCTTCCAAATTGTTTGCGATCGCAAAAGCTTGCTTTACCTCTATGGCTTAATGCTTGATTATAGTGATGCGATGATTGGCGGTGGTTTTCAGTTCACCAATCCCAACGCTAACCAAACCTGTGGTTGTGGTAAGTCATTTGGTGTGTAG
- a CDS encoding Rieske [2Fe-2S] domain-containing protein, with the protein MRKPKTFNNSERFIEGWYWVMPSQNLRIGEVKPVTILGRNLVIYRGQNKQVVICDAYCPHMGAHLAEGKVEGNELRCFFHNWKFDSQGICVEIPCLYEPLPLKLKTWPTEEKYGMIWIWTGEATQQPLPFIPDVDQDEFDVTFGFHFFKNCHPNIVMINAIDAQHFNTIHQLPFEIIFDTEEYSPNTIIFRNTTDVRGDYSFKKLIRRISKRSITYNICYWYASTSIVTLGFDFFSLHIMFALRLIEGGKTEGRTILMMKKRKRILGKLFNQFVLWMLKLFGQNFVKGDNKIFKTMQFNFKTPIKADQSIVQLINHVEKQKPLTWGTWQLARSREVEAQENPNKWRDDLIND; encoded by the coding sequence ATGCGTAAACCTAAAACTTTTAATAATTCAGAGCGTTTTATTGAGGGCTGGTATTGGGTAATGCCATCTCAAAATCTGCGAATAGGTGAAGTTAAACCTGTTACTATTTTAGGGAGGAATTTAGTAATTTATCGTGGTCAAAATAAACAGGTAGTTATTTGTGATGCTTACTGTCCCCACATGGGCGCTCATCTTGCTGAAGGCAAAGTAGAAGGTAATGAATTACGCTGTTTTTTCCATAATTGGAAATTTGATAGTCAAGGAATATGTGTAGAAATTCCCTGTTTATATGAGCCATTACCTCTTAAATTAAAGACTTGGCCGACAGAGGAAAAGTACGGCATGATCTGGATTTGGACAGGAGAAGCAACACAACAACCACTACCATTTATTCCAGATGTAGACCAAGATGAGTTCGATGTTACCTTTGGTTTTCACTTTTTCAAAAACTGTCATCCTAATATAGTGATGATTAATGCAATTGATGCTCAACATTTTAATACAATCCACCAACTGCCATTTGAAATTATTTTTGATACAGAGGAATATAGTCCAAATACAATTATTTTCCGTAACACCACCGATGTCCGGGGAGATTATAGCTTTAAAAAACTTATTCGGAGGATATCCAAAAGGTCGATTACTTACAATATTTGTTATTGGTATGCTAGTACTTCTATCGTGACACTGGGGTTTGATTTTTTTAGTTTACATATTATGTTTGCCCTGCGGCTTATAGAAGGTGGCAAAACGGAAGGACGAACTATTTTAATGATGAAAAAACGTAAAAGAATTTTAGGAAAGTTATTTAATCAATTTGTGCTGTGGATGCTCAAGCTTTTTGGTCAAAATTTTGTTAAGGGTGACAACAAAATTTTTAAGACAATGCAGTTTAATTTTAAAACTCCGATTAAAGCGGATCAGTCTATTGTGCAACTGATCAACCATGTTGAAAAACAAAAACCTCTGACATGGGGAACTTGGCAGTTAGCGCGATCGCGCGAGGTTGAAGCTCAAGAAAACCCTAATAAATGGCGTGATGATTTAATTAATGATTAA
- a CDS encoding RNP-1 like RNA-binding protein, with the protein MSIYVGNLSYEVTQDALNSVFAEYGSVKRIQIPTDRETGRLRGFAFVEMSSDAEETAAIDALDGAEWMGRDLKVNKAKPREDRGSFGGGGNRGNGGGGYGGRNRY; encoded by the coding sequence ATGTCAATTTACGTAGGTAACCTCTCTTATGAAGTTACACAAGATGCTCTGAACAGTGTTTTTGCAGAATATGGTTCTGTAAAGCGCATTCAGATCCCTACCGACCGTGAAACAGGTCGTCTACGTGGCTTTGCCTTTGTAGAGATGAGTAGCGATGCAGAAGAAACCGCTGCTATTGATGCACTTGATGGTGCTGAGTGGATGGGTCGTGACCTTAAAGTTAACAAAGCCAAGCCTAGAGAAGATCGTGGCTCCTTTGGTGGTGGTGGTAACAGAGGAAACGGTGGTGGTGGCTATGGTGGCCGTAACCGCTACTAA
- a CDS encoding cadmium-translocating P-type ATPase has product MQHKTHSESSSCCSHDHHENHHHSHEHNHDDNHNHDHGGEFIFKNEIYSLIMIGILYISGIVFEQQLHNTPYAIGEYLVFIPAYLLSGWSVLKTAGRNILRGRIFDETFLMTIATLGALAIHKLPEAVGVMLFYKIGELFQDIAINRSRNSIKALLEVRPDYANIEIGGEVNKVSPEIVKIGDIVIVKPGEKIPLDGEIITGNSQIDTSALTGESVPQMVRVGDTVLAGTINQVGLLKIKVTKLFNESSIAKILDLVQNARSKKAETEKFITKFARYYTPIVVFMSLAVAILPPLLIPGATSSEWVYRALILLVISCPCGLVISIPLGYFGGIGGAAKRGILIKGSMFLDTLTTVKIVVFDKTGTLTKGVFKVVEIVPFNGYSEPEILELAAKVEAHSHHPIAQSIREEYGDTFDISEVTDYAEIAGHGIKAKVGNKVVLAGSDRLLHQEQINHDTCNVEGTVVHLAVDKIYAGYIIIADELKSDARAAIQALKKVGVEKTVMLTGDNQAIAARISQQLGIDSYIAELLPEEKVSAIEKLLSPKGQDGKVAFIGDGINDAPVIARADVGMAMGGLGSDAAIETADIVIMTDAPSKVATAIQIARKTRTIVWQNISFALAIKTAFIGLGILGVATMWEAVFADVGVALLAIFNATRVMK; this is encoded by the coding sequence ATGCAGCATAAAACACATTCAGAATCTTCCAGTTGTTGCAGTCATGACCATCATGAAAATCATCACCATTCTCATGAACATAATCACGATGATAATCATAATCATGACCACGGTGGAGAATTTATCTTTAAAAACGAGATATATTCTCTAATTATGATTGGTATTTTATATATATCTGGAATAGTTTTTGAGCAACAATTACACAACACACCTTATGCTATTGGTGAATATCTAGTTTTTATTCCTGCTTATCTCCTCAGTGGATGGAGTGTTTTAAAAACAGCCGGACGAAATATTCTCCGAGGTAGAATTTTTGATGAAACATTTTTAATGACAATCGCCACACTGGGTGCTTTGGCAATTCATAAATTACCTGAAGCCGTTGGTGTAATGTTGTTTTACAAAATAGGAGAATTATTTCAAGATATCGCCATCAATCGTTCTCGCAACTCTATTAAAGCTTTATTAGAGGTACGCCCAGATTATGCCAATATTGAGATAGGTGGTGAAGTAAATAAAGTATCTCCAGAGATAGTAAAAATTGGAGATATTGTTATTGTTAAACCTGGAGAAAAGATTCCTTTAGATGGTGAAATTATCACCGGGAATTCTCAGATTGATACATCTGCTTTAACAGGAGAATCTGTACCACAAATGGTGAGAGTTGGAGACACAGTATTAGCAGGGACAATTAATCAAGTTGGCTTGCTGAAAATTAAAGTCACAAAATTATTTAATGAATCTTCCATCGCCAAGATTTTAGACTTGGTGCAAAATGCCAGAAGTAAAAAAGCAGAAACTGAAAAATTCATTACAAAATTTGCTCGTTATTATACACCAATAGTTGTTTTCATGTCTCTGGCAGTAGCAATATTACCACCTTTACTCATTCCTGGCGCTACATCTTCAGAATGGGTGTATCGAGCTTTAATATTATTAGTTATTTCTTGTCCTTGTGGACTAGTGATAAGTATACCTTTGGGCTATTTTGGTGGGATTGGCGGTGCAGCAAAACGTGGTATTTTGATTAAAGGCTCGATGTTTTTAGATACTTTAACTACAGTTAAAATAGTAGTTTTTGATAAAACAGGCACTTTAACAAAAGGCGTATTTAAAGTAGTAGAAATTGTTCCATTTAATGGGTATAGTGAACCAGAAATTCTAGAATTAGCGGCAAAAGTAGAAGCTCATTCTCATCATCCCATTGCCCAATCAATTAGAGAGGAATATGGTGATACTTTTGATATATCAGAAGTTACAGATTATGCAGAAATTGCAGGTCATGGAATTAAGGCAAAGGTAGGAAATAAAGTAGTGTTGGCGGGAAGCGATCGCCTATTACATCAAGAGCAAATCAACCATGATACATGCAATGTAGAAGGTACAGTTGTACATCTAGCAGTAGATAAGATTTACGCTGGATATATCATCATTGCTGATGAGTTAAAATCTGATGCAAGAGCAGCGATTCAAGCACTGAAAAAAGTAGGCGTAGAAAAAACAGTCATGTTAACAGGAGATAATCAGGCGATCGCGGCTCGAATATCTCAACAACTTGGCATAGATTCCTATATTGCCGAGTTATTACCCGAAGAAAAAGTCTCTGCAATTGAAAAGTTACTTAGTCCTAAAGGTCAAGATGGAAAAGTCGCCTTTATTGGTGATGGAATTAATGATGCACCTGTAATTGCTAGAGCCGACGTAGGTATGGCGATGGGTGGTTTAGGCTCAGATGCAGCCATCGAAACCGCCGATATAGTCATTATGACAGATGCGCCTTCTAAAGTAGCTACAGCAATCCAAATTGCTCGAAAAACCCGCACAATTGTTTGGCAGAATATTAGTTTCGCCTTAGCAATTAAAACTGCATTTATTGGCTTGGGAATTTTAGGTGTAGCCACAATGTGGGAAGCTGTATTTGCTGATGTTGGTGTAGCTTTGCTGGCAATTTTTAACGCTACTAGAGTAATGAAGTAA
- a CDS encoding manganese transport protein yields the protein MPFSENNAKKPSLPEVHRSIKVPHTKSVWRKILAYAGPGYLVSVGYIDPGNWATDLAGGAKFGYTLLTVIMLSNLMAILMQSLCVRLGVATGRDLAQACRDYFSPRVSFGLWLLCEIAIAACDLAEVLGSAIALQLLFGIPLSWGVCITALDVFVLLLLQNKGFRYTEALVMMLVGTVSICFAAEIMFSRPDWGGILLGYAPKIEILQNPGILYIAIGILGATVMPHNLYLHSSIVQTRDWQPTNEKRWEAIKFGTIDSTFALCFALLINSAILIVSAATFHFSGHQDVAEIQDAYQLLSPLLGVNAASAIFGLALLASGQSSTLTATLAGQIVMEGFLNLRLKPWLRRLLTRIIAIVPALISIIYFGEKSTSSLLIFSQVILSLQLSFAVVPLVMFTSNPRLMGEFVNPWWLKTLSWLVAIAIIILNAWLLWQTIYDWLFG from the coding sequence ATGCCTTTTTCGGAGAATAATGCTAAAAAGCCTAGCCTACCTGAAGTTCACCGCAGCATTAAAGTCCCCCATACGAAAAGTGTTTGGCGCAAGATATTGGCGTATGCAGGGCCAGGATATCTCGTTTCTGTAGGATATATAGATCCGGGAAACTGGGCGACTGATTTAGCTGGTGGGGCTAAATTTGGCTATACATTGCTAACGGTGATTATGCTTTCTAACTTGATGGCGATTTTAATGCAATCACTGTGTGTGCGGTTAGGGGTAGCTACTGGACGAGATTTAGCCCAAGCTTGTCGGGATTATTTTAGTCCGCGTGTGAGCTTTGGTTTATGGTTACTGTGTGAAATTGCGATCGCTGCTTGTGATTTAGCAGAAGTTTTGGGAAGTGCGATCGCGCTACAATTACTATTTGGTATTCCCCTAAGTTGGGGTGTTTGCATCACGGCGTTAGATGTATTTGTCTTGTTATTACTACAAAATAAAGGCTTTCGTTACACCGAAGCCTTGGTAATGATGTTAGTAGGAACTGTGAGCATTTGTTTTGCAGCAGAAATTATGTTTTCCCGTCCTGATTGGGGCGGAATTTTATTAGGCTATGCTCCCAAAATAGAAATATTGCAAAATCCCGGAATCTTGTACATTGCTATTGGCATTTTGGGTGCTACAGTCATGCCACATAATTTATATTTGCACTCATCAATTGTCCAGACGCGGGATTGGCAACCAACTAATGAGAAGCGATGGGAAGCAATTAAATTTGGTACGATTGATTCTACATTTGCTTTGTGTTTTGCATTGTTAATTAATTCTGCAATATTAATTGTATCAGCAGCAACTTTTCATTTTTCTGGACATCAAGATGTTGCAGAAATTCAAGATGCTTATCAATTGCTTTCTCCTTTGTTGGGTGTGAATGCAGCGAGTGCAATTTTTGGTTTAGCATTATTAGCTTCTGGACAAAGTTCCACCCTCACAGCCACCTTAGCAGGACAAATTGTTATGGAAGGCTTTTTAAATTTACGCTTAAAACCTTGGTTACGCCGATTGTTGACCAGAATTATCGCAATTGTGCCAGCTTTAATTTCTATTATTTATTTTGGTGAAAAAAGTACAAGTAGCTTATTAATTTTTAGCCAAGTCATCTTAAGTTTACAGCTATCATTTGCAGTAGTGCCGTTAGTGATGTTTACCAGTAATCCTCGCTTAATGGGTGAGTTTGTCAATCCTTGGTGGTTAAAAACATTATCATGGTTAGTAGCGATCGCCATAATTATTTTAAATGCTTGGTTGCTATGGCAAACTATTTATGATTGGTTGTTTGGTTAA
- a CDS encoding cation-transporting P-type ATPase: MQLVPKTNLDPELALTSEKIILDVGGMKCAGCVSAVERQLTQYPGVKTACVNLATEVAVVESEVGVVNPDALAQRLTTAGFPTQPRKSSNQIALNDSAKRQHQEMRAAFRQLAIAAILLVLSGIGHFSSIIGVTLPILDNIWFHCGLATVALLFPGRPIIVDGWIGWRRNSPNMNTLVGLGTLTAYTASLVALLFPQMGWECFFDEPVMMLGFILLGRTLERQARGKAAAAFRQLLALQPQVARLIPNPDPEKWGVGANSLEIPAEQVRVGEWLQVLPGDKIPVDGEVRFGQTTIDESMLTGEAVPVSKQPGDIVTAGTINQSGAIALQATRTGNDTTLAQIVALVEAAQTRKAPVQKLADKVAGYFTYGVLTVSVLTFVFWYFYGTYLWPDLTSSGMEMMSHAAHNTHSVLSTQYSVLSTQYSVLSTQHSALLTSLKLAIAVMVVACPCALGLATPTAILVGTGVGAEQGLLIKGGDVLEKVHKLDTVVFDKTGTLTTGNPTVTDCLEIASSQLPISYSLIQLAAAVESGTYHPLAKAIQQEVQRQQLTIPNAVDFHTEPGLGVSAVVENTTVLLGNQDWLSWHGVAVSETAQQEIQRLATAGKTVVCVAVGGGLAGLIAIQDTLRPDAQTTVDKLRQLGLRVMLLSGDRPEAAQAIGKQLGLDSGDIIAGVPPSKKAAFIQELQTKSAAKVAMVGDGINDAPALSQADVGIALHSGTDVAMETAEIILMRDRLSDVVESIGLSRATFNKIRQNLFWAFAYNTLGIPLAAGVLLPTMGFVLSPSNAAALMAFSSVSVVTNSIFLRRLAHR, encoded by the coding sequence ATGCAACTTGTGCCAAAAACGAACCTTGACCCAGAACTAGCCCTAACATCCGAGAAAATTATTCTGGATGTGGGAGGAATGAAGTGTGCTGGGTGTGTAAGTGCTGTAGAACGTCAGCTAACCCAATATCCAGGGGTCAAGACTGCCTGCGTGAATTTGGCGACAGAAGTAGCAGTCGTAGAGTCAGAAGTTGGGGTGGTAAATCCAGATGCACTAGCACAGCGATTAACCACCGCTGGATTCCCAACTCAACCCCGCAAATCTAGTAACCAAATTGCTTTAAACGATTCAGCAAAAAGACAGCACCAAGAAATGCGTGCTGCATTCCGACAATTGGCGATCGCTGCTATATTACTGGTGTTGTCAGGAATTGGGCATTTCAGCAGCATCATTGGCGTAACTTTGCCCATATTAGACAACATTTGGTTTCACTGTGGATTGGCAACAGTTGCCTTGTTATTTCCTGGCCGTCCCATCATCGTCGATGGTTGGATAGGCTGGCGGCGCAACAGTCCCAATATGAACACCTTAGTGGGTTTGGGAACACTCACCGCTTACACTGCCAGTTTAGTAGCCCTGTTATTCCCGCAAATGGGTTGGGAGTGCTTCTTTGATGAACCAGTGATGATGTTAGGCTTTATCTTATTGGGTAGAACATTAGAGCGACAAGCCAGAGGTAAAGCTGCTGCTGCTTTTAGACAATTACTCGCCCTCCAACCACAGGTAGCAAGGTTAATTCCCAACCCAGACCCAGAAAAATGGGGAGTCGGTGCTAACAGTCTCGAAATTCCCGCAGAACAAGTACGGGTTGGTGAGTGGTTACAAGTATTGCCTGGAGATAAAATTCCTGTAGATGGTGAAGTTCGCTTTGGGCAAACAACCATAGATGAATCGATGTTAACTGGTGAAGCCGTACCTGTAAGCAAGCAACCAGGGGATATAGTCACCGCCGGCACTATCAACCAATCAGGAGCGATCGCACTTCAGGCAACTCGTACAGGCAACGATACCACCTTGGCGCAAATTGTCGCCTTAGTCGAAGCAGCCCAAACCCGCAAAGCACCCGTACAAAAATTAGCCGATAAAGTAGCGGGTTATTTCACCTACGGCGTGTTGACAGTCTCTGTATTAACCTTTGTATTTTGGTACTTTTACGGCACCTACCTCTGGCCTGATCTCACCTCCAGTGGGATGGAAATGATGAGTCACGCCGCCCACAACACACACTCAGTACTCAGCACTCAGTACTCAGTACTCAGTACTCAGTACTCAGTACTCAGCACTCAGCACTCAGCACTCTTAACCAGCTTAAAACTAGCGATCGCCGTTATGGTCGTCGCCTGTCCCTGTGCTTTAGGATTAGCCACACCCACAGCCATTCTCGTCGGTACTGGTGTAGGCGCAGAACAAGGTTTATTAATCAAAGGCGGTGATGTTTTAGAAAAAGTCCACAAACTAGATACCGTAGTCTTTGATAAAACTGGTACTCTCACTACAGGTAATCCTACTGTGACTGATTGCCTGGAAATTGCCTCCTCCCAACTCCCCATATCCTACTCCCTGATTCAACTCGCCGCCGCCGTTGAAAGTGGCACATACCACCCCTTAGCCAAAGCAATTCAGCAAGAAGTACAACGCCAACAGTTAACTATTCCTAACGCGGTAGACTTCCATACCGAACCAGGATTAGGAGTGTCTGCGGTTGTAGAAAATACAACAGTACTGTTAGGCAATCAAGATTGGTTAAGTTGGCACGGAGTTGCTGTGAGTGAAACCGCCCAACAAGAAATTCAAAGACTAGCAACAGCAGGTAAAACAGTTGTTTGCGTAGCCGTTGGCGGTGGTTTAGCAGGACTTATAGCTATTCAAGATACCCTCAGACCAGATGCCCAAACCACAGTAGACAAATTGCGTCAACTGGGTTTAAGAGTTATGCTACTCAGTGGCGATCGCCCAGAAGCCGCCCAGGCGATCGGTAAACAACTAGGATTAGATAGTGGTGATATCATCGCCGGAGTTCCCCCCAGTAAAAAAGCTGCCTTTATCCAAGAATTACAGACAAAATCTGCTGCTAAAGTGGCAATGGTGGGGGATGGCATTAATGATGCTCCCGCCTTATCCCAAGCAGATGTCGGCATTGCCTTACACTCAGGCACAGATGTGGCAATGGAAACCGCGGAAATTATCTTGATGCGCGATCGCTTAAGTGACGTTGTAGAATCAATTGGCCTGAGTCGTGCCACATTCAACAAAATCCGCCAGAATTTATTTTGGGCTTTTGCATACAATACCTTGGGCATTCCTCTAGCTGCTGGTGTTTTGTTACCCACTATGGGTTTTGTTCTCAGTCCATCCAACGCCGCTGCACTTATGGCCTTTAGCTCAGTTAGTGTTGTGACTAACTCTATATTCTTGCGAAGACTAGCTCACCGTTGA
- a CDS encoding molybdenum ABC transporter, periplasmic binding protein, giving the protein MLPIQLVKTGMTLGMILPSAIKLQKNLLLHHLSMKRKQVLSFFGTALASLLLAVCSTFIVPSVVTAQSNVNLLVSAAASLKEALEEIKPIYQQSKPNVNINYNFGASGALQQQIEQGAPADIFISAGKKQVDALEQKGLLLPGTRAILAKNRLVLVVPKNITGITSLYNLKESKIKRIAIGEPRSVPAGQYAQQVLQKLKIWSQITPKLVYANNVRQVLAAVESGNADAGLVYATDAKISDKVKVVVAADEKYHSPIVYPMAVVKRSKNAIAAKEFSQFLSSSAAKAVLKKYGFILP; this is encoded by the coding sequence ATGTTACCAATTCAGTTGGTAAAGACTGGAATGACGCTCGGTATGATCCTACCAAGCGCCATCAAATTGCAGAAGAACCTATTGCTACACCATCTTTCTATGAAAAGAAAACAAGTTCTTTCCTTTTTTGGCACAGCACTAGCTAGTTTGTTACTTGCTGTTTGCTCAACATTCATTGTACCTTCTGTTGTTACGGCACAGTCGAACGTCAATTTACTTGTTTCGGCGGCTGCTAGTTTAAAAGAAGCATTGGAAGAAATTAAACCGATTTATCAACAAAGTAAACCCAATGTCAATATAAATTATAACTTTGGGGCTTCTGGAGCATTACAACAACAAATTGAACAAGGCGCACCAGCTGATATTTTTATTTCCGCTGGGAAAAAGCAAGTAGATGCTTTAGAACAAAAAGGGCTGTTGCTTCCCGGTACACGCGCAATTTTGGCAAAAAACCGCCTTGTCTTAGTTGTACCCAAAAATATTACTGGCATTACCAGCCTTTACAATCTCAAAGAATCTAAAATCAAGCGCATCGCTATTGGTGAACCCAGAAGCGTTCCGGCTGGTCAATACGCGCAGCAAGTTTTACAAAAGTTAAAAATTTGGTCGCAAATAACTCCTAAACTGGTTTATGCCAACAACGTGCGTCAAGTTTTGGCGGCGGTAGAAAGCGGTAATGCTGATGCAGGTTTAGTTTATGCTACTGATGCCAAAATTTCTGACAAAGTAAAAGTAGTTGTGGCGGCTGACGAGAAATATCACTCCCCAATAGTTTATCCAATGGCTGTTGTCAAACGGAGTAAGAATGCCATTGCAGCTAAAGAGTTTAGTCAATTTTTATCGAGTAGTGCAGCTAAGGCGGTACTCAAAAAATATGGCTTTATACTGCCTTGA
- a CDS encoding heavy metal transport/detoxification protein, whose translation MTLTLTVPNMACSACANNITNALKAVDGSAIVQADPTTKLVSVETQASEQKIKDALADAGYPAA comes from the coding sequence ATGACACTTACACTCACAGTTCCCAACATGGCTTGTTCTGCTTGTGCAAACAATATTACCAATGCTTTGAAAGCAGTTGATGGTAGTGCGATCGTTCAAGCCGATCCGACAACTAAGCTTGTTAGTGTGGAGACTCAAGCTTCTGAGCAAAAAATTAAGGATGCTTTAGCCGATGCTGGCTATCCCGCAGCCTAA